In the Solanum pennellii chromosome 5, SPENNV200 genome, one interval contains:
- the LOC107020494 gene encoding pleiotropic drug resistance protein 1-like isoform X1 → MMEPANLNNFRGSMRGSLRADSSNSIFSRSARDEDDEEALKWAALEKLPTFDRMRKGLLFGKEGEAAAEVDTNDIGHQERKNLLDRLVKVADEDNEKFLLKLKNRIETVGIDLPSIEVRYEHLNIDADAYVGSRALPTFINFMTNFVESFLNSIHILPSRKRQITILKDVSGMIKPSRMTLLLGPPSSGKTTLLLALAGKLDPTLKVTGNVTYNGHELHEFVPQKTAVYISQYDLHIGEMTVRETLEFSARCQGVGPRYEMLAELSRREKAANIKPDHDVDIYMKASVTKGQEANVVTDYVLKILGLDVCADTMVGDEMLRGISGGQKKRVTTGEMLVGPSKALFMDEISTGLDSSTTFSIVNSLRQSVQLLNGTAVISLLQPAPETYNLFDDIILLSDGRIVYQGPREAVLDFFESMGFKCPERKGVADFLQEVTSKKDQQQYWAKRDEPYRFITSKEFAEAYESFHVGKKFADELATPYDKTKSHPAALSTQKYGLGTKEMLKVCAEREFLLMKRNSFVYIFKLFQLVVMALIMMTVFFRTEMPRDNMDDGGMYAGALFFVVVVIMFNGMAEINLTILKLPVYFKQRDLLFYPSWAYALPTWILKIPITFIEVGLWTFLTYYVMGFDPNVSRLFKQFLLLVLVHQMASGLFRFIGAAGRTMGVATTFGAFALVLQFALSGFVLSRNDVKKWWIWGYWISPLMYSVNSILVNEFDGKKWEHIAPNGAEPLGHAVVRSRGFFPDAYWYWIGVVALIGFIIIFNLCYSIGLAYLNPFGKQVMISEDDENDRLIEGSETEGEKKKGMVLPFEPHSITFDNVVYSVDMPQEIKDQGSTEDRLVLLKGVSGAFRPGVLTALMGVSGAGKTTLMDVLAGRKTGGYIDGDIKISGYPKKQETFARISGYCEQNDIHSPYITVYESLVYSAWLRLPQDVDKNKRKMFVEEVMELVELTPLRSALVGLPGVNGLSTEQRKRLTIAVELVANPSIIFMDEPTSGLDARAAAIVMRAVRNTVDTGRTVVCTIHQPSIDIFEAFDELFLMKRGGQEIYVGPLGRYSCHLIKYFESLPGVSKIKEAYNPATWMLEVTAASQEMMLGVDFTDLYKKSDLYKRNKALIAELSTPRPGTKDLHFETQFSQSFWTQCMACLWKQHLSYWRNPSYTAVRFIFTVILALVFGTLFWDLGSRLSRSQDLFNAMGSMYAATLFLGVQNSSSAQPVVAVERTVFYRERAAGMYSALPYAFGQVIVEIPYVFLQAVFYGIIVYAMIGFEWTVAKFFWYLFIMYFTLLYFTFYGMLTVAVSPNQNVASIIAAFFYALWNLFSGFIVPRPRIPIWWRWYYWLCPVAWTLYGLVASQFGDLQTMLSDDENVEQFLGRYFGFEHDFLGVVAAIIVAWPVVFAFLFAFAIKAFNFQKR, encoded by the exons ATGATGGAGCCAGCGAATCTTAACAATTTTAGAGGTAGTATGAGGGGAAGTTTGAGGGCAGATTCTAGCAACTCGATATTTTCGCGTTCAGCAAGAGATGAGGATGATGAAGAGGCTCTTAAATGGGCTGCATTGGAAAAATTGCCTACGTTCGATCGGATGAGGAAAGGTTTATTGTTTGGAAAAGAAGGTGAAGCTGCTGCTGAAGTCGATACAAATGATATTGGACATCAAGAAAGGAAGAATTTGCTTGATAGGCTTGTGAAGGTTGCTGATGAAGATAATGAGAAGTTCTTGTTGAAACTCAAGAACAGAATTGAGAC agTTGGGATTGATTTGCCATCAATAGAGGTGAGATATGAGCATCTAAACATTGATGCAGACGCATATGTAGGAAGCAGAGCTTTGCCTACTTTTATCAACTTCATGACCAACTTTGTTGAG TCATTCTTGAATTCTATTCACATACTTCCAAGTAGAAAGAGGCAAATCACAATTCTCAAAGATGTAAGTGGTATGATTAAGCCTTCCAGAATGACTCTGCTTTTGGGACCTCCAAGTTCTGGAAAGACGACTTTGTTATTAGCTTTGGCCGGAAAACTTGATCCTACTCTGAAG GTTACTGGAAATGTGACCTATAATGGACATGAACTACATGAATTTGTTCCACAAAAAACAGCTGTCTATATCAGCCAATATGACTTGCATATTGGAGAGATGACTGTAAGGGAAACTTTGGAATTTTCTGCAAGATGCCAAGGAGTTGGACCTAGATATG AGATGTTGGCTGAACTATCAAGAAGAGAGAAAGCAGCTAATATCAAACCAGATCATGATGTTGATATCTACATGAAG GCTTCAGTAACAAAAGGACAGGAAGCGAATGTTGTTACAGATTATGTTCTTAAG ATTTTGGGTCTGGATGTCTGTGCTGATACTATGGTGGGAGATGAAATGTTAAGGGGTATTTCAGGGGGGCAAAAGAAACGTGTAACGACGGGTGAAATGCTTGTTGGACCATCAAAGGCGCTTTTCATGGATGAAATCTCAACTGGATTGGACAGTTCAACTACTTTCTCCATTGTTAATTCGCTAAGACAATCGGTGCAGCTCTTGAATGGAACTGCTGTGATATCTCTGTTGCAGCCAGCCCCAGAGACTTACAACTTATTTGATGACATCATTCTGTTGTCAGATGGACGCATTGTCTATCAGGGTCCTCGGGAAGCCGTTCTTGACTTCTTTGAATCCATGGGATTCAAATGCCCCGAAAGGAAAGGTGTGGCAGATTTCTTGCAAGAG GTAACATCAAAGAAGGATCAACAACAATATTGGGCTAAGAGGGATGAGCCTTATAGGTTTATCACATCAAAAGAATTTGCTGAGGCATATGAGTCTTTCCACGTTGGAAAGAAATTTGCAGATGAGCTTGCAACTCCATATGACAAGACCAAAAGCCACCCTGCTGCTTTGTCTACTCAGAAGTATGGTCTAGGGACAAAAGAAATGTTGAAGGTCTGTGCTGAACGAGAATTCCTACTAATGAAAAGGAACTCATTTGTTTACATATTCAAGCTCTTTCAG CTCGTGGTAATGGCACTTATAATGATGACAGTCTTTTTCCGTACTGAGATGCCCCGAGATAATATGGATGATGGAGGGATGTATGCTGGTGCTCTCTTTTTCGTAGTCGTCGTGATTATGTTTAATGGAATGGCTGAGATCAACCTGACGATTTTGAAGCTTCCAGTCTACTTCAAGCAAAGGGACCTTCTTTTTTATCCTTCATGGGCTTATGCCCTTCCCACATGGATTCTCAAAATCCCAATAACATTTATTGAAGTTGGTCTTTGGACGTTTCTTACATACTATGTCATGGGATTTGATCCTAATGTTTCAAG GTTGTTCAAACAATTCTTACTTCTTGTACTAGTACACCAGATGGCATCGGGATTGTTCAGATTCATTGGTGCAGCAGGGAGAACAATGGGAGTCGCTACCACATTTGGAGCATTTGCACTGGTTTTACAATTTGCATTGTCTGGATTTGTCCTCTCGAGAA ATGATGTGAAGAAATGGTGGATCTGGGGTTACTGGATCTCACCATTAATGTATTCTGTGAATTCAATTCTTGTGAATGAATTTGATGGGAAGAAATGGGAACAT ATTGCACCAAATGGAGCTGAGCCACTTGGACATGCAGTAGTAAGATCTCGAGGGTTCTTTCCAGATGCATATTGGTACTGGATAGGTGTTGTGGCACTTATCGGATTCATAATAATCTTCAACCTCTGCTACAGTATTGGACTCGCTTACCTGAACC CTTTTGGTAAGCAAGTGATGATATCAGAAGATGACGAGAATGATCGACTCATTGAGGGAAGTGAAACTGAGGGTGAGAAGAAGAAGGGAATGGTTCTTCCATTTGAACCGCATTCCATCACTTTTGATAACGTTGTATACTCCGTTGACATGCCTCAG GAAATAAAAGACCAAGGTTCCACTGAAGATAGATTAGTACTTCTAAAAGGTGTGAGTGGAGCTTTCAGGCCAGGTGTTCTCACAGCCTTGATGGGTGTTAGTGGAGCCGGTAAAACAACATTGATGGATGTGTTGGCCGGAAGAAAAACAGGAGGATATATTGATGGTGACATCAAGATTTCTGGATATCCGAAGAAGCAAGAAACGTTTGCACGTATTTCTGGATATTGTGAGCAGAATGACATCCATTCACCTTACATTACAGTTTATGAGTCATTGGTTTACTCAGCTTGGCTGCGTTTACCTCAAGATGTTGACAAAAACAAGAGAAAG ATGTTTGTTGAGGAAGTTATGGAACTTGTGGAGCTAACTCCCTTAAGATCAGCGTTAGTCGGATTGcctggagtcaatggtctatcAACCGAGCAACGCAAAAGGCTGACTATTGCGGTTGAACTGGTAGCAAACCCCTCTATCATTTTCATGGATGAACCAACTTCAGGGTTGGATGCAAGAGCTGCTGCCATTGTAATGAGAGCTGTTAGGAACACTGTCGATACAGGTAGAACTGTCGTCTGTACCATTCATCAGCCTAGCATCGACATTTTTGAAGCCTTTGATGAG CTATTTCTAATGAAACGAGGAGGACAGGAGATATATGTTGGTCCTCTCGGTCGCTATTCTTGTCATTTGATCAAATACTTTGAG TCATTGCCTGGAGTTAGTAAGATAAAAGAGGCTTACAATCCAGCAACTTGGATGTTAGAAGTAACAGCCGCATCTCAAGAAATGATGTTAGGAGTTGACTTTACTGATTTGTACAAGAAATCAGACCTCTACAAGAGGAACAAAGCCTTGATTGCTGAATTAAGTACGCCTCGTCCTGGTACAAAGGATCTGCATTTTGAAACTCAATTTTCACAGTCTTTCTGGACTCAATGTATGGCATGTCTCTGGAAGCAACATTTGTCATACTGGCGTAATCCATCGTACACAGCAGTTAGATTCATCTTCACAGTCATTCTAGCACTTGTCTTTGGCACATTGTTCTGGGATCTTGGTAGCAGATT GAGTCGGAGCCAGGATCTTTTTAATGCTATGGGATCTATGTACGCTGCAACTCTCTTCCTTGGTGTACAAAATTCATCATCAGCCCAGCCTGTTGTAGCCGTTGAGCGTACTGTATTTTACAGAGAAAGAGCTGCTGGAATGTATTCTGCTTTACCTTACGCCTTTGGACAGGTTATCGTTGAAATACCTTACGTATTTTTACAAGCAGTTTTCTATGGCATAATTGTGTATGCAATGATTGGATTCGAATGGACTGTTGCCAAGTTCTTTTGGTACTTATTCATCATGTACTTCACTCTCTTGTACTTCACCTTCTATGGCATGCTGACTGTGGCTGTTTCCCCGAATCAAAACGTTGCTTCTATAATCGCGGCCTTCTTCTATGCTCTATGGAATCTCTTCTCAGGATTTATCGTTCCCCGACCT CGTATTCCAATATGGTGGAGATGGTACTATTGGCTTTGCCCTGTGGCATGGACCTTGTATGGTCTTGTTGCATCACAATTCGGAGACCTCCAAACTATGCTTAGCGATGATGAAAATGTTGAACAATTCTTGGGGCGTTATTTTGGATTCGAGCATGATTTTCTGGGAGTCGTTGCAGCAATAATCGTTGCATGGCCTGTTGTTTTCGCCTTCCTATTTGCATTTGCCATTAAGGCATTCAACTtccaaaaaagataa
- the LOC107020494 gene encoding pleiotropic drug resistance protein 1-like isoform X3, which yields MIKPSRMTLLLGPPSSGKTTLLLALAGKLDPTLKVTGNVTYNGHELHEFVPQKTAVYISQYDLHIGEMTVRETLEFSARCQGVGPRYEMLAELSRREKAANIKPDHDVDIYMKASVTKGQEANVVTDYVLKILGLDVCADTMVGDEMLRGISGGQKKRVTTGEMLVGPSKALFMDEISTGLDSSTTFSIVNSLRQSVQLLNGTAVISLLQPAPETYNLFDDIILLSDGRIVYQGPREAVLDFFESMGFKCPERKGVADFLQEVTSKKDQQQYWAKRDEPYRFITSKEFAEAYESFHVGKKFADELATPYDKTKSHPAALSTQKYGLGTKEMLKVCAEREFLLMKRNSFVYIFKLFQLVVMALIMMTVFFRTEMPRDNMDDGGMYAGALFFVVVVIMFNGMAEINLTILKLPVYFKQRDLLFYPSWAYALPTWILKIPITFIEVGLWTFLTYYVMGFDPNVSRLFKQFLLLVLVHQMASGLFRFIGAAGRTMGVATTFGAFALVLQFALSGFVLSRNDVKKWWIWGYWISPLMYSVNSILVNEFDGKKWEHIAPNGAEPLGHAVVRSRGFFPDAYWYWIGVVALIGFIIIFNLCYSIGLAYLNPFGKQVMISEDDENDRLIEGSETEGEKKKGMVLPFEPHSITFDNVVYSVDMPQEIKDQGSTEDRLVLLKGVSGAFRPGVLTALMGVSGAGKTTLMDVLAGRKTGGYIDGDIKISGYPKKQETFARISGYCEQNDIHSPYITVYESLVYSAWLRLPQDVDKNKRKMFVEEVMELVELTPLRSALVGLPGVNGLSTEQRKRLTIAVELVANPSIIFMDEPTSGLDARAAAIVMRAVRNTVDTGRTVVCTIHQPSIDIFEAFDELFLMKRGGQEIYVGPLGRYSCHLIKYFESLPGVSKIKEAYNPATWMLEVTAASQEMMLGVDFTDLYKKSDLYKRNKALIAELSTPRPGTKDLHFETQFSQSFWTQCMACLWKQHLSYWRNPSYTAVRFIFTVILALVFGTLFWDLGSRLSRSQDLFNAMGSMYAATLFLGVQNSSSAQPVVAVERTVFYRERAAGMYSALPYAFGQVIVEIPYVFLQAVFYGIIVYAMIGFEWTVAKFFWYLFIMYFTLLYFTFYGMLTVAVSPNQNVASIIAAFFYALWNLFSGFIVPRPRIPIWWRWYYWLCPVAWTLYGLVASQFGDLQTMLSDDENVEQFLGRYFGFEHDFLGVVAAIIVAWPVVFAFLFAFAIKAFNFQKR from the exons ATGATTAAGCCTTCCAGAATGACTCTGCTTTTGGGACCTCCAAGTTCTGGAAAGACGACTTTGTTATTAGCTTTGGCCGGAAAACTTGATCCTACTCTGAAG GTTACTGGAAATGTGACCTATAATGGACATGAACTACATGAATTTGTTCCACAAAAAACAGCTGTCTATATCAGCCAATATGACTTGCATATTGGAGAGATGACTGTAAGGGAAACTTTGGAATTTTCTGCAAGATGCCAAGGAGTTGGACCTAGATATG AGATGTTGGCTGAACTATCAAGAAGAGAGAAAGCAGCTAATATCAAACCAGATCATGATGTTGATATCTACATGAAG GCTTCAGTAACAAAAGGACAGGAAGCGAATGTTGTTACAGATTATGTTCTTAAG ATTTTGGGTCTGGATGTCTGTGCTGATACTATGGTGGGAGATGAAATGTTAAGGGGTATTTCAGGGGGGCAAAAGAAACGTGTAACGACGGGTGAAATGCTTGTTGGACCATCAAAGGCGCTTTTCATGGATGAAATCTCAACTGGATTGGACAGTTCAACTACTTTCTCCATTGTTAATTCGCTAAGACAATCGGTGCAGCTCTTGAATGGAACTGCTGTGATATCTCTGTTGCAGCCAGCCCCAGAGACTTACAACTTATTTGATGACATCATTCTGTTGTCAGATGGACGCATTGTCTATCAGGGTCCTCGGGAAGCCGTTCTTGACTTCTTTGAATCCATGGGATTCAAATGCCCCGAAAGGAAAGGTGTGGCAGATTTCTTGCAAGAG GTAACATCAAAGAAGGATCAACAACAATATTGGGCTAAGAGGGATGAGCCTTATAGGTTTATCACATCAAAAGAATTTGCTGAGGCATATGAGTCTTTCCACGTTGGAAAGAAATTTGCAGATGAGCTTGCAACTCCATATGACAAGACCAAAAGCCACCCTGCTGCTTTGTCTACTCAGAAGTATGGTCTAGGGACAAAAGAAATGTTGAAGGTCTGTGCTGAACGAGAATTCCTACTAATGAAAAGGAACTCATTTGTTTACATATTCAAGCTCTTTCAG CTCGTGGTAATGGCACTTATAATGATGACAGTCTTTTTCCGTACTGAGATGCCCCGAGATAATATGGATGATGGAGGGATGTATGCTGGTGCTCTCTTTTTCGTAGTCGTCGTGATTATGTTTAATGGAATGGCTGAGATCAACCTGACGATTTTGAAGCTTCCAGTCTACTTCAAGCAAAGGGACCTTCTTTTTTATCCTTCATGGGCTTATGCCCTTCCCACATGGATTCTCAAAATCCCAATAACATTTATTGAAGTTGGTCTTTGGACGTTTCTTACATACTATGTCATGGGATTTGATCCTAATGTTTCAAG GTTGTTCAAACAATTCTTACTTCTTGTACTAGTACACCAGATGGCATCGGGATTGTTCAGATTCATTGGTGCAGCAGGGAGAACAATGGGAGTCGCTACCACATTTGGAGCATTTGCACTGGTTTTACAATTTGCATTGTCTGGATTTGTCCTCTCGAGAA ATGATGTGAAGAAATGGTGGATCTGGGGTTACTGGATCTCACCATTAATGTATTCTGTGAATTCAATTCTTGTGAATGAATTTGATGGGAAGAAATGGGAACAT ATTGCACCAAATGGAGCTGAGCCACTTGGACATGCAGTAGTAAGATCTCGAGGGTTCTTTCCAGATGCATATTGGTACTGGATAGGTGTTGTGGCACTTATCGGATTCATAATAATCTTCAACCTCTGCTACAGTATTGGACTCGCTTACCTGAACC CTTTTGGTAAGCAAGTGATGATATCAGAAGATGACGAGAATGATCGACTCATTGAGGGAAGTGAAACTGAGGGTGAGAAGAAGAAGGGAATGGTTCTTCCATTTGAACCGCATTCCATCACTTTTGATAACGTTGTATACTCCGTTGACATGCCTCAG GAAATAAAAGACCAAGGTTCCACTGAAGATAGATTAGTACTTCTAAAAGGTGTGAGTGGAGCTTTCAGGCCAGGTGTTCTCACAGCCTTGATGGGTGTTAGTGGAGCCGGTAAAACAACATTGATGGATGTGTTGGCCGGAAGAAAAACAGGAGGATATATTGATGGTGACATCAAGATTTCTGGATATCCGAAGAAGCAAGAAACGTTTGCACGTATTTCTGGATATTGTGAGCAGAATGACATCCATTCACCTTACATTACAGTTTATGAGTCATTGGTTTACTCAGCTTGGCTGCGTTTACCTCAAGATGTTGACAAAAACAAGAGAAAG ATGTTTGTTGAGGAAGTTATGGAACTTGTGGAGCTAACTCCCTTAAGATCAGCGTTAGTCGGATTGcctggagtcaatggtctatcAACCGAGCAACGCAAAAGGCTGACTATTGCGGTTGAACTGGTAGCAAACCCCTCTATCATTTTCATGGATGAACCAACTTCAGGGTTGGATGCAAGAGCTGCTGCCATTGTAATGAGAGCTGTTAGGAACACTGTCGATACAGGTAGAACTGTCGTCTGTACCATTCATCAGCCTAGCATCGACATTTTTGAAGCCTTTGATGAG CTATTTCTAATGAAACGAGGAGGACAGGAGATATATGTTGGTCCTCTCGGTCGCTATTCTTGTCATTTGATCAAATACTTTGAG TCATTGCCTGGAGTTAGTAAGATAAAAGAGGCTTACAATCCAGCAACTTGGATGTTAGAAGTAACAGCCGCATCTCAAGAAATGATGTTAGGAGTTGACTTTACTGATTTGTACAAGAAATCAGACCTCTACAAGAGGAACAAAGCCTTGATTGCTGAATTAAGTACGCCTCGTCCTGGTACAAAGGATCTGCATTTTGAAACTCAATTTTCACAGTCTTTCTGGACTCAATGTATGGCATGTCTCTGGAAGCAACATTTGTCATACTGGCGTAATCCATCGTACACAGCAGTTAGATTCATCTTCACAGTCATTCTAGCACTTGTCTTTGGCACATTGTTCTGGGATCTTGGTAGCAGATT GAGTCGGAGCCAGGATCTTTTTAATGCTATGGGATCTATGTACGCTGCAACTCTCTTCCTTGGTGTACAAAATTCATCATCAGCCCAGCCTGTTGTAGCCGTTGAGCGTACTGTATTTTACAGAGAAAGAGCTGCTGGAATGTATTCTGCTTTACCTTACGCCTTTGGACAGGTTATCGTTGAAATACCTTACGTATTTTTACAAGCAGTTTTCTATGGCATAATTGTGTATGCAATGATTGGATTCGAATGGACTGTTGCCAAGTTCTTTTGGTACTTATTCATCATGTACTTCACTCTCTTGTACTTCACCTTCTATGGCATGCTGACTGTGGCTGTTTCCCCGAATCAAAACGTTGCTTCTATAATCGCGGCCTTCTTCTATGCTCTATGGAATCTCTTCTCAGGATTTATCGTTCCCCGACCT CGTATTCCAATATGGTGGAGATGGTACTATTGGCTTTGCCCTGTGGCATGGACCTTGTATGGTCTTGTTGCATCACAATTCGGAGACCTCCAAACTATGCTTAGCGATGATGAAAATGTTGAACAATTCTTGGGGCGTTATTTTGGATTCGAGCATGATTTTCTGGGAGTCGTTGCAGCAATAATCGTTGCATGGCCTGTTGTTTTCGCCTTCCTATTTGCATTTGCCATTAAGGCATTCAACTtccaaaaaagataa